Genomic window (Vigna radiata var. radiata cultivar VC1973A unplaced genomic scaffold, Vradiata_ver6 scaffold_235, whole genome shotgun sequence):
CATAGTATCTAAACACTAGTAATCTTAGAAAGTGTCTCAGAATGACCACGATActatttatgaattatatttcaACCTCTATTGGTAGTATTACGTGATAATTACGAAGGGAAATGACATTCAACACAAAGGGACTAAACCCTAGTAATATTAACGAAGACAAAACATAAAGAGCTTAGGAAAATGGAATTCAACACAAAGTGGTGCACTTAGAAAAGTGCAGAGTGTTAAGAAAAGTATGAAAAGGTGACGGTTGaagcattattattattgtggaCAAGGTAATGCAGTGTTTCCTCTTTGTTTTAGGGCTgtgctatttttattttttttttgagatacAAGTTACAACTACTTACAAGTTTTATTGTTATAGAAGTCCAGCGTGCACATCACTTATGTCAATTTTTGCCCAATCAGAAGAAACACTGAGCAGGTTCCACTTTCTTCTTAGTCCAATGGTTATTCCATCACAAGCTACCCTTTTGTTTGATAATTACTCATCTTTATGACTTCTTTATATACTCTTTAGACTTCCATCATCTCTCATATAGGGCTCtcatcattcaaaatctcttacaCCAACCTAAACCACCTTTGCTGCACCACCATTCTTTGTTTCATTTCAACATTACACTTACCTCTTAGTTAATAAGCAATCTACTTATCAtgcatttgaaaaattattacaCGTTTATATATGAATGAGTCCTGTAACAATGTTTTCGTTAATACCAATGATTAGGAATGTGCAAAAGTTCAATTCCATGTAAACATTTTCTAACATTCATCACAGTCTAATTCATCAATTCCAATTATGTGATTCAACAATGAAGTTCCAAATTTAAGACACGGCCAAACTAGGTACCAcatttttgaaagtgatcatTTTGTATCAAAGTTCTACAGTTCAACTAATTCCATCAGAGTTTCTTATAGGGATCAACTCAGTGGAAGGTCCACTGCTGTTGTTCTTCCTTCCAAcagttttcttcattttgatGTAACTGCCAAAGACATAAGAGCAGAAGCCCCAAATGCACAAAACAGTTGAGACAGCCTTAAAACCTCCAAAAGCATCTTTATAAACCACCACTCCTCCCAACACATTTATGGACAACAAAGCTGTGGAACAAATCCCCCCGTTTAGAGAAGATGTCAGAAAAACCATGCCTGCAGTTCCCACAAAGCAACATTGCCATGTTACCACAGTCGACAAAATGGTTAACCAATAAACCGTGGTTCCCTTGTCGAAAACCCTCTCGGCCTCTTTCTTCATGTCAGAAAATCCTCCATCACATGCCATACCTACAGTGGCCAATACTGTTGCTGCAATCTCCATTATGAGCTGCATTTCTATCACCATTTGGTAGCAGTTCACCCTCTGGTAGATCTTCTCCATCAATGGCAAATACAAAGCAAACAAAAGACTTGCACCGATGGTGCAAGAGAACCCtatgaagtaatttttgtttgtgaGTCCTGGTGACTTCTCGCGACTAGAATCCAAGCCTATAATGATGGAACTAATGGTGATGAGGATCACACAATTTAGGTTTGCAAaggttattttttgtttcacaaTGAGGGAAGACAGAATAAGAGTGAAAACTAACTGGGTGGACAAAAGAAGTGCTGAGGTTGAGACAGGAAGGTATGCCACACCCCATGAGAATAAAAGGTTGTTAAACCCTATCATGAGACCAACTAAAACCGAAAACAAGAACATCTTTTGACTGAAATCTCTGAAAGGTTTTCTCTTTGTGTATTTAAGGAGAACTGGGAGAAAAATGGGAAAGAGTAGGAAGGGAAAGCCAGCACTCTGAACCCATGTAGCGACCCATTTGCTGGAGCCTTTGTGAATGAAGTAAAATTTTGATAGCAAACTCGAAGAGAGTGACCCAACAAAAAGTAGGACGTAATTGAGCAGTAAAAGAGACATATACCTCTTATTGGTGGTggattttttatctttatcattgttctcttctttgttctcaATGAATGGGGAAAGATTTGGGAGCGATTCTTGTAcataaacaatttcattttcaacataGTTTGTGCCATTCTGATTAGAGCTTGCGAGATGGAATGCCTCAGATGGCAATGTGGTTGTCATGGAAGCTAGATTTAATAGAGAGAACTTTTCTTTGATCAACAATAGAGACGATTGATTTGGAATAGCTAGAACtatcacttatatatatatactcataaacttttattatatatattcatttatggCTAATAAATAAACCAGCATTTATGGATTAAACATTTAACTgcataaagacaaaaaaacatttatggttaataatatacattaaagTTTATTCCATAAGGTCAAATTTGATGAATTCATTCATTTGTGTTAAGTTATTTTCgtacattaaaattttaaataatttgaaaatatgtatatatttgaatttctaaataatgttatatcaaatgttaaaagttgatttttttttaaacgtagaaaactttacaaacttaaTCTTTTATCATAACTTACATGCAAGAATTATGAAAGTGTTTTTATGACTAAAGAATTCATAGAAATTTATTATCTCTAGGTTAGAAGAAACTAGCATATTGTATCTGTAACTCTATTTAAGACAATAAAGAAAAGCAAATATGTTAGGGATGACTGTATTACATGAAcattttattacaaaagaaataaaatatatatatatatatatatatatatatatatatatatatatatatatcacaaagCTTCtcttttatgtgtttttattatgttaaaaatatagcGCTGACCGGTTTAATAAGTcaatagaattaattaaaatttcaatagtATTCGAAAATAATGTGTATGTCAATAGCGCTGACCGGTCAAATTGAAAGATATACAGACTTTTCATCatgaatattaataatgatattatgAACATTTCTATATAGGTATTATTCACAATgataatattgaatatttttatatgtgaaaTATTTTACTCTGTTAATCAATCATAAATCATAGTTTGAATTACTAGGATAATTCATAATGGAATGGATTGGTatcttaagaaaaatataatttattatggagtttgtgttaaattttaaaacacatgATTACAACAATTTGTATAggtaattacattttttttgtaaatctTTGTACCCGCATCTTTCAGATGTTATACtaataaatatgatatgtagtttacattttataatttttaataatattttctagctaattaaaaaataaatctgaagACAACTTTTTTTAGTAGTCCAAACTTCATTTATATGATTGTAACTTAGTCAACTTTCTTCTAGAAGTGGACAATTGATACATCCCTCTGTTAAGTAacctaatatatatacataacaaACACACCACACACTTTCTTTAGCTTTCCATTCTAATTATTTGGCTTCTCATCCATTCacatttttaagatatttttcttcttatcacAATGTTTGTATAGTtatgttcaaataatataagtaGTGCTGAATTAAAACTCGGCCCGTCATAGGTTACAGTCGggttgattttaaaaaaatgcaaattttGACATAGGTCACAACTGAACTTGACCAACTAAAAACTCGGTTTACTCAGGTTACCAACCCAtccataaatttttaaattatattaaaaaaataaaaacattaaacataaaCCCTCctatattatagatttatccgttcaagactctaatattatagaTGGATAAGTGACAACAATGATTTGATGTTAGATAGtcattcattttatatttttgtgcttttatattgaatttcgagtttaacatgattttggattaaattgtattttttattttgcgaTTGTATATAGATTTTAATACTTGTTAAACTGCCTTTTAGTTGCCTAAGGCAGAACAAAGAACTGGTctccactaatgtagtatagggcaaccagaatatcaatcctaggactcaactaattaagattaaagtaTAAGGTTAagtcttgtatttatttactaattatttactTACTAACTACTAAACAGGTGGAGAcatttaatatgaataaaactaaagtttaaaaggaaaagaaaataaaaatctataaactgtttaaaagaagaaagaacttgaattgaaatggaaaaaaaaaataaaactctaaactACCTATGACAGAAACAACAGCAGAAgctaacaaaatttaaacacaacTAAAATGATCCTAAACTAATGAATCTGAAACTAAACTAAAGCTACATACCAACTTATGAAACCAATGAACAACTAAATTTCCTAATTATATGCATAttctaaaaaatgtaaatgtgaATACAAAGAGAAGATAATCACATAACAGAACCAAATGaaagataaagtaaaataacaatCTAAACTAAAACTATTCTAACATCAATTCAACAGAAATACTATAAATAAAGCAGCACCAAACCAAAGATAACAGGCAtaagcaaagaagagagaataatGTGAAatagattgaatgaaagagtctCAATTACTTTTCAGAAAGACATTCCGAGAAAGTTAAGCCCATCATATGATCTTTTTGGTTCATATTTCAGAATTTAAAATGGCAATTCTCACTCAATTATTCAACCAATGCACACTTTCACAAGAAATAGAAAACAGAACACTGAAATTGAACTTATCTGACAATTATGAAGCTTAAGATCGCTCAAGAAGACCTCTCGAAAATCTAAGCCCACCTTAGGGTCCTATTACATCCAAAATAGATGTAGATATGTGCACGTTTTCCTTCACAGTTCTCAAACAGAGTTCACTAACAACACAAAATCACACATACTAGaacaaagaagaataaaaacataaatttgatgtctcgagaagacatctcgataAATAATGCTTATTACGGAGTCATTCAATTCCAAAAGGAATTGCAAAGATGCAGAGAATTAGAGTTCAATTCTTTTCCTAAAACATAACAAGTACAAAAATcaaatgcaaagaacaaaatcaaaacaaacaagaaCATAGAACAAACTTTATTAACATGAAAAGAGAATTACACACTACCGGATTCACCAATGCACTCACGGTCTGTCACTCTCGCAAGCCTCTCGGCGAAATCCAATAGCCAAAAATCCTACTTCTACGAAAGGGAAAGAAACCCTAATCTACAGAATGAAGAAAGGTAGCTGAAAGTGTGTCCGTTCAAGCGTCTTCCAAACTATTTACATGGCACCAAACCCTTTATAAagagttgagaaaaaaagaaaagaaaaactgaaaaaggGGAAGGAAAGCTTGTTTTACACGCTTTTGAGTTTCATAATCAACGAACACCATTCTTTTTGCTTCCTTGCTTAACTCTGGCCGTTTGATTTCCTCTAGCGGGTAGCTCCGTCAGAATCATGACctcctctctcttcttctcgCTTTCACGTTCTCTACCCTAGGTCGAGAGTGTTTCTCTCCTCTCAAGTGCGTGTAGAGAATGTTTGGCTCAAATGACTTGCTCGAGCAAGGACCCCCTTAAAACTGCTACCAAGACGCATCAAAACGGCGTCATCACACTAAAGTTGGAGGCACGCCCAATGCTTTTGCTCAAGTTCAACCAGTCCAAAGAAGTGCTGCAATGCTAAAAATTTTCTTCCAATCAACAATGGCACAATTCATTTTAGTGCAGTGGCAACAACATTTCATTTAATCCTAGTCAGCAAAAATGCAGCCCATCAAAGGGCAGTAGCTCAATAGCTTCAATCAATCCACTTAAACATCAAGTGCAGCAGCCTAGTAACGAAATTCATTTCACAACATCTCTGGTCCAATATAAAATGGCCAACCCAATTTTTTATTGTCGCACAACAATGTTTTAGTACGGGATAACAACAATAGCAGTGTCAACCCAAAAGTGGGATCAAGGCCCAATTAATCCAATCAGCATTGCAATGGCCAAATCTgcaccaaagaaaaaaaaaacaaaattaaaggaagaaaagaaaagaaatctaactattgaaaagaaaaaattttattaaacattttctaaaagaaactatataaattttctaattattaacaaagactaaaatttacatctaaaaatatatttttaactaaaattttgcaaaactaaagaatttaaagaaaacctaaaactaacctaatttTACACCATAagaaactaaactgaactaaGAATGACTTCTAAACacagaaaaagatgaaaaatattgaGAGTTATCACACCCTACACTTAGACAACTGCCCTCTTGGGCAAGAACaaactaaagagaaaaagaaaaacaaaagactCAATTTACAAAGAAAAGACTCAACACGgaacaaagaaaaaactaaagaCAAAACAAGGAACttttaaattctatttcagCTTATTCAAACCTGCAAAATCAAACTGATTCCTAGCTATTTCATCAAATTAGAACTGCACAAAAGATTTCCTAACTTCAAACTCAAACTTCAGCAATACCAACAAATATAACAGCTCAATCCAATCAAAATTAGGGAAGCAAACATATGGAAAAGTAGCAATCAGTCTCAACCTCACAGGATGTAGTGTATGCTCTCATATTCGCTCAAGTGTTTGGGGATAATcctgtttcactcaatcatgACATGCTAACAGCCATTCACAACTTTGAAAAGATTCTAAATGTTAGTGCTTGACTCAAGGTTTCTCTAAATCAATAGGTCTTTATTTGGCTTGTAATTTTCATGgaatggaataaaaaaaatacatagaaTAATGACAACTAGAATGAAACAGAGAAGTGTGAAGAACAAGGGAGAAAACTAAAACTTAGTGCATGTTTTTCTCAAACTTTGGCCTGCCTACAAAATTTTTCCCTTTCTCTATGGTTTTTTATTTCTGACATTCATTTAAGGTCTTTCTTGTACTTTCTTTGCTATTTTTCTCATTTCCAGACCTGTTGCTTTTTTTCAACCaaactagatttttttttcagcacatttttcatttcttttttcaccTTTGGCCTCACTATTCTTCATGCACTCACCAAGTTCTAGACTCTCCCTACTTCTCACAAATCCCTAAGGGCTAGGAATTGGTTGGGGCAAAGGCTTCAAATGGatggaaaacaaagaaaacaggctaaggttcaaaatgTGGTACAATGGTAAGAAAATAATATGGGTAAGCTAAAATGGAATAATGAAGGAGGCCTAGATCATATTCAAAGTTACCAAGAGCAAGCACATCAACaaagaatcaatgcaaaatcagaatGAAAGCTAAACATGCATGTTATCactcaataaagaaaaaaactagcGCAAAATCTCTCAAGGGTTTAAGAATTGTTAAAACTGACTTGCTACTCATCCTATGCAAAAATTAGTGAATTGAAATGAACTAGAGACTACAAAAATCAATGCTAGAACTACCTCTGCCTAAATCTAAAGCTAAGTCTACTCTTGACAATTCTAATCTAAGGAAATAAAGCTAAGAAATGAGTGAAATTAGCAAGGAATGAGGAAAAACTTgaaacaaaacctaaaaactCCTAGAAATGCCTAACCATGATTACCTAAGCTATTTACAATCTAAACAACTAAGCCAAAACAATACAGTatgatgaaaaggaaaaacaattcCTACTGGACAACTTAAAGCAATTCCTATATTAAAGctctataaaagaaaacagcaagaaaacaaattattcaAAACAAGAGACCTAAACAAGGAACCTAAAGGGGAAAAACATTAAGCTAAAAGATCCTAATTACAAGTctataaagaaaacaacaaaagaggaaagaaaataatCCTAAAATAGCTCCTCAGAATTagaaaattgaaaggaaaagaacCTGTCCAAAAATCAGAAACAATGACAAGAAAAAGATCCTAAACGAATCCTCACAACTACCTAAACATATCATAATCTTacaaagaatttgaaaattaaaaagaagcaAGAAATTATAAGCATATAagaaaattactaattaaagaCTCAAACAAAACTTAATAAGGAAAATAACCTAAAACAAATTCCTATTTGCAGAAGCTAAACCAAAGAACTAAAACAAAGTCATGAAACACGGaaacaaaaatagagaaaggaaaagaaccTAGTACGAGTTCTATTTACAAGTATAATGGCAAAATCCAATCTAAACAATcctaaaaacaaactaaaattgaTCGACAAAATATTTGCAAACTAAACTAAGTATGGTTTTTTACACTAAGAATTTCAATGTTTATAAACACAATCAGACCTagcctaaagagaaaaatagctTAGAAAAAAATTTTACCCGTATTCTACACAAAAACAAATGCTAAACATAGTTATTTAGatcatgaaaaaaatttaaccatATACCTTCCCACCCCTacacttaagaggcacattgTCCTCAATGTGTGAGTGGGTAAGGTTCTTAAACAACACATAACAAACACAGACATATGTAATAGGTATATACAAGACAAACAACATCAAATATGTACaagaattgaattaaaaaagaacACAAATTGAACCAAAAGTATGTACGAAATAGAACTAAAGAATTGAACacaaaagaatacaagaatatACATGAACAGAACTAGAAAAACAGAAGTAAACTACAAAgctacaagaaaaagaaaatctcaaaTTGGCTAAAGAtcaagattaatttttttaatttttatgaaaaacagCATATGTTCTACAATATTGTTTACTATACTActtattacaatattaattactaTACAAGACCTATAACTACTATATAAGAGAGAAATCTTATTGGTCTTTCTCCACTGTGCTTAGCTCCTTTGTGCAGAGTCTCCCTCCATGCATGGTCTTCCTCTTGCTCAACCATTTGTTCTAGTAACATCAACTCTTTCTCATCAGATGGCAGCTGCTTGTGCTTTTTCAACTCATTTTGCTGCAGCAATAACATCTTCATGTTCAAGCCTTGTAGCTGGCTCTGCACATTCAAGGCCCTTTGAGCAATTTTGACATCATCTCTTGCCTTTACTAAGGTTGCCATAATACATGTGCAGTTATGTGAGAATCACTCATCAAATCCTCAAGCAAATCATCAAAATTCAATGCATTCAAATtaaaacacccatcagtaggtgtgttTATATGATTCACAAAACTCTCATCCACTAATGCCTCATTATATGTTCAAAAAGATTAAAGGATTAGAACTTAAGCTAACAACGATAACTCTTCAATTGGCAGACAGATCTCTTAAATATCCATATGGAGTGGCTGAAGGTGTGATAGTCAAggtggataaatttttattcccagtggattttgtttttatggagatggaggaaaacGGAGATGCACCTTTGATCCTTGGGAGACCTCTTATGAAGACAACCAGGATCTTAATTGATGTTGCGAATGGTAAGCTGAAAGTCAGAGTGCAGGATGAAAAGGTAAATTTTAACGTTTTTCAAGCAATGTCACATCCTAAAGATAATAAGTCATGCTTCCAAATAGACATTGCGGAAGAACTTTGTATATTGCAAGAGAAGAGAATGCGAAATTCATCTTTACTGGAGAGGACTCTCATTAATGAATGTGAAGATTTACATGAAGAGGAggataaaatgattgaagaatgtgtTCGTGATTTGGAGGTAACAAAGGAACTGTCAACGAAAAAAGCCAGTTTTGAAAAGATTGACCCCAAAGAGGAAGTGAAAGAAAGCAAGCTTGAATTGAAGGAGCTACCACcacattttaaatatgtatttttggAAGATAATGGAGGAAAGCCAGTTACTATAAGTACTTCATTATctctagaagaagaaaagaagttggTGGAAGTTTTAAAAGCAAATAAGG
Coding sequences:
- the LOC106753154 gene encoding probable purine permease 4, with amino-acid sequence MTTTLPSEAFHLASSNQNGTNYVENEIVYVQESLPNLSPFIENKEENNDKDKKSTTNKRYMSLLLLNYVLLFVGSLSSSLLSKFYFIHKGSSKWVATWVQSAGFPFLLFPIFLPVLLKYTKRKPFRDFSQKMFLFSVLVGLMIGFNNLLFSWGVAYLPVSTSALLLSTQLVFTLILSSLIVKQKITFANLNCVILITISSIIIGLDSSREKSPGLTNKNYFIGFSCTIGASLLFALYLPLMEKIYQRVNCYQMVIEMQLIMEIAATVLATVGMACDGGFSDMKKEAERVFDKGTTVYWLTILSTVVTWQCCFVGTAGMVFLTSSLNGGICSTALLSINVLGGVVVYKDAFGGFKAVSTVLCIWGFCSYVFGSYIKMKKTVGRKNNSSGPSTELIPIRNSDGIS